The Candidatus Nitrosocosmicus arcticus genome includes the window CTAGGAATAGATGTAATATTATTAAATAATTAGATCGTTAGCTAATTAATTAACTAAATTTCTGATGTTTTATCAGTATTGTCAAGCTTATCGGCTTTGATTATCGGAGGTGATAAAATATTCCAAACTATAAATAATTAATTGTTCTAAAAATACTTGGTGAGACCGTTCGTCTTCTTTGACCTTGGGCAAACGCTCATTGATGAATGGAATTACGTTACTTATTTTGATAAACTATTATTCCAGACACTTAATGACTATGGGGCTAGGATAGATCAAAGAAACTATTATACGTTGAGAAATGATTTAGTTCGAAACAGAAAATTTGGTTCATCAGGGTTTCTGGAAATTATTTCTTTAATGGTGGGTCTTATCCTTCCTAAGGGGTATGATTCTTTGATTTTCGATGTTTTAAAGACAGATTTGCTAGAAAATAAAAGAAAACTAGTCAAACTATTTAGTCAGGTTAACTATCTAATCCCATTATTATCCAAGAAATATTCATTAGGTATTATTAGCAACAATTCATCCGGTTCAGCCAATTTATTACTTAAATACGATCTAGATAAGCATTTTAAAATAGTATGTTTGGCAGAAGATATTGGATTTAAAAAGCCCGATCACAAAATATTTCAAAAGGCATTAGTTGACTCTAATTCAAGTATTGACAATTGCATCATGGTGGGAGACAGATTGGATATCGACATTTTACCTGCCAATGAGCTCGGAATGAAGACCATAAGAACTTTGGACTCTTTATACAAAATTCAAGAGCCTTTGAACAGGAAGGAGACACCACTTTTCACTATAAACTCTCTCTCTGAATTACCCGAAGTGTTGTCCCGTATTTCTTAGCTTCTTTGTATTTCCTTAGATATTTTTCCCCATTGTTCGTCTAAATCCCTTCCTTGAGTATCTCCTTTACCAAAAAGGGAATGGATTGAAATCTTTTCATTTGATTCTGCAATTGGAATAACATGAATATGGAAATGAGGAATTTCTTGCCCAGCATCCTTTCCATTATGTATACCTACTAGTGAAGAATTACAGTTCATTGATTTTTCTATTTTTTCAGTCAAGAAATGCACTGCATCAAAAATGTCTCTATTTTCTATCAAACTCAAATCTTGAATTTTGGGTTTATGTGATTTGGAAATTACAAGTGAATGTCCATCCTTTAGGGGAAATGCGTCTAGAATTGCTATTGAATGTTCAGTTTCGTATAACTTTCTAGCTTTGATAATTCCATTAACTATTTCACAAAATATGCACTTGTTTATCGAATTCATAATCTTACTTCGTGCAACTGTTCAATAAAAGATTATTATCACTATGTATAATCAAGATTAATAAAATTGGATGAAAAAAGTAACCTATGGAAAAAACTATAGTTCATGAAAGACCATTAGTTACAATTATGATGAATGAAAATATTGCAAAAGTACTAAGCGATCCCCACAGACTAAAAATTTTAGATTTTCTTTATCATAGGAACCGCTCAACTAAGGATTTATTTGATTTATTAAAAAGAGCTAAATTTAACATTGCCATGACTACTTTGAGACATCACATAACCATATTGAAAAAAAATGGTTTGATAAGTGTTTATAAAACAGAAGAGGTTAAAGGAACTTTAGTAAAATATTATAAAGCTAATGTAAAGATGCTGGCTTATGAAAACTTTCCATTTGTTTCGCTTGTAAGAGATAACATGGAAATTATTGATCTGCTATATCCAAAATTCTATAAAGCCATCAAGAAAATCATGATTAATGAAAAAGATTTAATGGCAACTATATCATCCGAATCAAAATCTAGATGCAAGATTTGTAAAACTTTTCATTATGCTGAATTTTTGATATTCATGATTCTGAACATGATAATAACGAAAGTTTTGCGAAAGTTATTGAAAAGTAAGACTAATGCTGTGGTGTAGTTTTAGCTGTAGTTATGGGCGTATTTAATTCACAAACATATAGTATCCCTCTGATGTTCTCATCATCAATTCATCACGATATGCTCTTACAGCTTTAATCTACGGAAGAAAGAAGTAGTATATTATTTACAGGCACAAAAAAGTCTACAGTTGAAATAGTTTACAATATCTATATACTTACTCTAGGCTTGGATTTTGCTTAATTATGAATGCATTTGATAATCCAAATAAATCTGTGACTCTAGTCGTTGGCCACTTTTTGACTATTAACCATAATAAAATTTGAGTTCAATTTGTGACATCGACTCAGTGTTCATAAACACTAATAGATATATTTTAAAATACCCATAAGCCCATATTTTATTTATGTCACCTTTGCTTCAACTTAAGAATGTGAACAAAACTTTTCCTATTCATAGGAATATTTTCAACCTTTTTTCTTCATCAAATCCAACAAGAAAAGTAATTGATAATGTATCTTTTGATTTAGAGCGGGGCGAAGTATTGGTGATAGCCGGCGAATCTGGTTCTGGAAAAACTACACTGGCTAAACTCATCATGGGTTCTTTAATCCCAGACGATGGGATCATATCCTTTGATGGGGATGACGTTCACTCTCTAAAAAAAAAGAAGGCATTTTATTCGATGATCCAGATGATCCATCAGGATCCTTATAGTTCCCTAAATCCCCACATCAAAATAAAAGACATAGTCATGGAGCCATTAAAAATTCATGAGAATGAATTAAGTCGTAACGAAAAAGAAGAGAAAGTGCGTCTTGCACTACGTAGAACAAGACTTGAACCCGTTGAAGAGATTTTAGAGAAATATCCAATCATGCTTTCAGGTGGTCAAAGACAACGTGTTTCAATCGCAAGATCTATTGTAAAAATTCCAAAATTAATAATAGCCGATGAACCTGTTTCAATGTTAGACATTTCTGTTAGAGCGGAAATTTTGTCATTATTAAATAAGTTAAGAAAGACTCTGAATATTTCTATTATTTATATTACACATGATTTAGCAACCTCGCGATTCATTGGTGATAAGATTGGGATTATGTTTGCTGGGAGCATCGTCGAATATGGAGAAATTGATGAAGTGTTACATAATCCACTTCATCCATATACTTGGATGTTACTTGATGCAGTTACCTTTTCAACTAATGAATCCAAATTCTATAAAAGCTTCGGCGGAATAAATTTATTTGAATTGCCCTTAAAGGGATGTAAATTTTATAATAAATGTAAATTATCTTTTACTGATTGTACTAATGATGTAGAACAATTCGATATTAGTAAAAAACATTCTGTTTCTTGTTTCTATTATAGAAACCTAAACCTAAATCATCCTTTTAATTAGGATTCAATTTATTTATCGTTTAATTATCCTGTGCGTCACTCTACTTCTAATTTAACTTTGCTTGGATGATTATACTTTACCACTTGAGATATTCCATTCTTTGGATAAACCCCAAATATTAAATCTGATTTTGCTACTGTGGCATCTTTGAGTGTTACCATTATTATTTGATTATTGATAGATCTAAGTAGTAGTATTTTTGATAGTCTGTCAGTATTTTGAGCATCAAGATGGGCATCTACCTCGTCCATCAAATAAAATGGAGATGGTTTTAGCGATTGTAATGCTAAGAGGAATACTATTGCAGCCATTGTTTTTTCACCTCCAGACAAGGATGTGGATTCTCTGGCTGGCTTACTAGGAAACTGTACCATTAATAAAATCCCGCCAGAAAAAATATTATCTGGATCCTCTAGTTCCAAATATGCATTACCTCCGGTAATATCGGAGAATGTTTTTCTAATGTCGTCATCCACCTTCTTAAAAGCGTCTTTGAATAGACTTTCTTTTTCTTTACCTATTTCTTCTATGAAATTCACAATAGAATTTCTCTCTTCTTCAAGATGGTTTCTTTTATCCGATAAACCTCTGTATCCTTCTATTATTTCTAAATAAGTTTCATCAGCTCTAAAATTTACTTTATCTCTGATATTTTCATACTCTTCTTTTAATTCGCGGTATAAGTTGTCTACATTAAAAATTTCCAACAAGGATTTATGACCCAATCTTGCCAGATCATTAGTTTGATTCATCTTTTGATATTCTAGATCTAGAATGTCTTTTCTCAAAAATCCAATATCTTTTTCTAATTGATTTGATTCTTTACCAAGTTTCTTTTCCAGCTCGTTTAACGTCTTGATCTCCGTTTCATACTCTTGTAATGTTGAGTAAGTGGTGCTTGTTGTTTGAATTATTTCATCTTCCTTTTCCCTTAGAGTTCTTAATTCTGATTCTATATCTTTTCCATTTGATATGGCTTTTTCTAGAATCCTGTTTCTCTCGATCTTTTCTATCTTGATTTGATCATCTTCTTGTCTGGATTTATTATATACTCGAGTGGTATTTTCGATATTATTCTTTAACATCGAATGTGTTAATTTCTTTTGATTTAGTCTGTTGTTTACAATATCTAGTTCACTAACAATTTTGCGTCCGTCTTCTTCAATTTTCATTATCTCTTGTATGTCAATTCTTTCATCCGTATTTTTTATTTCAATGTTCATTCTACTATTGGTACTGGTAATAATTTTGAATCTCCTTTTAGAATAGTTAAATTTGCGAAATAGGTCGTCCAAATGTGTGCTATGTTCCTTGTTTATAGTATATAGCATATTCAAATTTTTATTATTTGCTACTAAAAGATTTTCTAACTCATTGATGTTTTTTATGATATTGGACCTTTCTAAAGCAAATGTATCTAATTTTCCTCCCAAGGGTGTTCTCTCCCTATTCAGCTCATCAATTTCCGAAATTCTTATTCTTGTTAACTCTTGTAATTTTTCTATATTGTTTCTTAAATTTTCAATAGAGTCAGAAAGAAGTAAATCCTTCGTAACATCTGCGATTTTTGATCCATAATCAAATTGCATTGATGACAAGTTTGGGAAAAAAATTTCTCCACTAGTCGATACGGCTTTGAAACCATTATTGGATAATAAATATGCTGTCAACGGATTCTTCGTAAGAATTGTGTTTCCAAATAAAAATTCAGGTAGATATTTTACTTTGCTTGAGACAAAATCTGAGAGAACTCCCAAAATCGATGAATTGTCTTCAATGTCTTTTAACTTCTCTCCGCTAAGTAATTCTAGAGGAATTATCTTAAGAAAATGTATCCCTTTATTTTTTGAGAATTCTGCGAGTGTAATCATACTTTTGATGTCTTTTACAATTACAGCTTTCATCCATTCGTTTCCGGATGCTACTACAGCTTTTTGATATTTCTCATTCCATGTTATTAAATTAAATACGTATCCTATTACATCTAAATTTTTAAAGTCCTTTAATAGGGTTGCAATAGCATAGTCCTCAGTTAAACTATTCTTTGCTAGCTTTATTTTCTCTTCGTATTTTATGATCACTTTTTCTGCATTTTCTATTACTTTTTTTGAGATATTTGTTTCGGTGGTGATGTTGAAATATTTATTATCAATTTTCTCTTTCTCGTCTTTCAGCTTACCTATTTCTGTATCGATCTCATTAATCTTAGACCTTGAACCGAGAATAGCTCTTTCAATTTCCTGATTCTTTGCAAGGAACTTGTAAATTTGTGAGTCTTTTTCTTTTATCTTTTCGGAGTAATTCTTAATGTTCTCTTCCAATCTGGCTATACTTATTTCAATTTTTCCTTTTACCGGAATTAATTTATTTATCCTATTTGTTAAGGAAAAATTGAAATAAGTATAGCCAGATTGGAAGAGAACATTAAGAGATCGGAAGGCACACGTCTGAACNNNNNNNNNNTGGTGTTAAGTTGCGGTATTCCGATCTTTCTTAACTCATTTTGGGTTTCCTCATCTATTTTGATCTTGGATTCGATATCTTTTAATTGATTGTTTAATTCGATCTCTTTTTCTCTAAAGGTTTTTTGTTCGATCTCATTGGTTTTCTCCTTTTGATTTAATTGATCAAAGTAATGTTCTACCTCTTTTATCGTAGCTCTATTTCTTTCATATTCATATGCTACTGTTGATAGTCTCTTCTCATTTTTTATTCTTTCACTGCTCGCAGAATTGGCCTGAACCAAAAATTGCTTTTTCTCTTGGCTGAGGTTTTCGGTTTGTGTAGTTACTTCTTCTAGTTTTTTTGAAACCTCTTGACTTTTAATTTCCTTAAATTTTTGCTCTTCACTGAATTCTGATATTTTTTTAGTTAGATTATTTAAGCTTCCAGATAGTTTTATCGCTTTTAGTCGGTTAATCTCTGATTCTATTTGCAAATATCTATGTTGATCGTTTCTCTCTTCTTCTAACTCATCAATCCTCTTTCTCACTTCGTCCATTTTAGCCAATGCTATTTCGAGCCTTCTATCTGATTCCTCAAGTTGTTTATAGGCCTGATCTTTCTTTTCATCAAAATATGATAATCCTACTATATCTTCAATTATTTTTCTCCTTTCATCTGAATTTAGTTCTGATATTCTAGTAATCATCCCTTGTTGTACTATGTTCAGTTTATTAGGCGACGCGACAACTATCTCTAATAGTTCTAAGATGTTATTTCTTGATACTTTCTTTTTGTTCAAATAGTATTGACTTTCTCCAGTGTTGACTCCGGACATTTCTCTTGTTATGGTGACAAGATTGTCATCCACGGGAATTCCTCTATCTTCATTGTCAAAAGTTACGCTGACTTTGACTATTTTATGAGAATTATCATTTGAACTACTGTCATGAAAAAGTGATTGAAATTTGTCTACACGAAGGGCTTTTGGACTGTTCTCTCCTAAAGCAAATATGATAGCATCAAGGATATTGCTTTTGCCCGATCCATTTGGTCCAGTTACAGCTATTAGACCTTTTTGAAAATTTAGTGAAATGTTCTTTGATCCAAACGATTTAAATCCAAAAACATCTAATTTCTTAATATAGACCAAAATTATATTATATTTGGATGTTTTCTTTCTTTATTATTTCTTTTTTTTATAGGCTCATTTTTGTATATTATTGTTATTGTTTTGCAGCTTTTGAATAGTTATTATTTTGACATTTTTAGCGTGATTAGTGTGTTTAGATTTATCTGAATTCAGTGCTCCTAATGTAACCTTATTGGATGTGCTAATTATTTTGAAACCATGCTCGGGGATTAACGACATTATTTTTCTAAAATCCTGTTCATTTTCCACAATAATTTGTATAGTTCCATCTTGGCTTAATTTAGACTTGTAAGAATGAAGTAGATTTTTTAGTATCCTTTCTTTATTGACCCTTTTTTCAGAATTATCACAAAAGATTGTGATAATGAAATTATCGACGAATTTATCTTTTATGAAAGGGAGAATGTTATCAGGGTTGCCTGGAAGAATCTCCAAATTCTCTATTTGAAGCCCTGATAATTTTGCTTGTGTATTTATTATTTCTTCTTTGTCTTTTACAATTCCTATATAATATTCGTTTTTATTTTGAGGAGCAGTGTTAATTAAATAGTCACAATTACTGGTCGACACATCCATGTTAATTTTTTCATATTTGGTTTTAGCATCCAAAATTAGATTATTTATTTTGTTTGAGGGATTTCCCTCGTGAAAAAATTGATATACATTATCCCATTTTTGCCTGAAAACATCTGGAAAGTTTTTTCTGGATATTATGTCTTTAAATAATGAACCTTCTGAGAATAAAGACAAGAATCTGTCAGTTCTAGAAACAGCTTCTACCAACGGAAAATCTAGTTCTTCGTACAATTTTACCACCCTGTTCCATGCTAAGAGGGGATCAGAACTAAGATAGGTTACTGATAGATCAGCTAATGATAGAATTTCTGCAATTAGGTTGATTTTCTCTACGGAAAAATCTTGGTCATCTATTTCTTTTAACAACTGATTAAAGTTGTTATAGGCATTTTCATTAAAGGGATAGTCTGTTCTCCAGATTAATGCTTCAACTATTTTACTTTCGATCTTAGGTTCTTTACCATTTAACATTTCTGGATGAGCAGTCCCAAATTCTTGTGTATCTACTAAAGGAGACTCATATTTTCTAAAAAATCTGATTAGTTCTTCACTATTTAACAAAAAATATGCATCATGAATTCTTTTTCTTTTTATTTCTGCTATGGTGTTTGCTACTGTGGGAACTCTTGAATACTTTAAACCATAATGCGAGGTGCCTTGCATCGGATCGTAATCATGTAACAATGCTGCAACTAGCATTATTTCATAGTCTCTTTTGGTAATCGTGTAACCATGAATTTCCTTTGGTAACATGTTTAGGCTCATATAGGCGACCTCTAGAGAATGATGTAGATTATGATATTCGCTCGATCCTTCTCCTAAGCCTACCTTATCGTATTCTTTTTTTAGATATTGGGTCAATAAATGCAATTTAGTCAATGATTCCTCATTGATACCTATGGTTCTGGCTTTTAACAAAATAGATTCAATTAGATAATCTAGAGATACACTTGAAAGATTTTCATTCGTGTATTGTATTTGACGCTTTTTAGCACCGGGAAGTATTTCTTTAGTTTTGCTATACACTATCCTTATAGGGAGACTTTTGTTTAGGTATGTAGAGAGGGATGTCAGAATATTTCCAGAATGTTTCAGAACAGGTTTTTCTTTGAAAATTATTTCATCAATTATTTTGGGTATGTTTTTATTAACATCTGAAATTATGTTTGTTATTGTATTTATTTCTGTTTGAGAGAAAATATTAAATCTTTTATATTCTGTGTTAATTACTAGCCATTGCGGAATTATAATCCTAAACATTGCATTTTTATTATCAATTGATTCATTTTTCTTTCCGGTAGAATCTGCCTGATTGAATTTTTTTAATATCACTACTACGTTGCCTTTTCCTCTTTTAGAAGGGGGATTTGCATCCTTTGTCACTTCCAGCCTTACATTTTTATTTATTTTCCGCAACTCCAATAATATCTTCCAGTATTTTCCTTTATCAAGCCAGTGGGGTACGTCGTTTTCCCTATCCCAAAAATCTACGAAACTATGGTAAGCATATCCGTCTTCTAATTGATTTGTTTCCGGATCGAATGTTTTATAGTCATATTCTCCTATGAATGGGTCTAGTTTACGACATAAATGCCAGGTATTCCTTATCAATTTTGTAGTAATATCAAACTGTGAATGTGCCATAAGACCCCATATACAACCCAGTGCGCTAGTTATAGTAAATAGCAAGTTGGTCCAATCTCTATTCCAATCAAGTTCCTTTCCTGAAAAAAAATCTGATACTAGCGGGATGGCGAAAATACCTGTTGTGATCATCGAGGCAAACGATAATGTAATGAAAAAGCAACTTGCATAATCATAATAGGACGAATTAAAAGTCCATTTCTTAGTCGACTTGCTTATATTCAAATCAATTTTCCACCCCAAATGGAAATTGGGTTCTGTTTAATTTTCCATTTATTAATATTTAACTTGAATAATCACTCTTTCTATCTTATGAATGTTATTTTGTATTAGCCGCTATTGATATAAAAATTATTAAATCAACATGTACATATGATGGAATACCATAAAAGTTGGGAAGCTGCTTTGAGATTTTGAACTGGTATTCGAAATTGAAAGGAATACCGTGAAAAAAATATTGTAGACGCCGTTAGTAAATGTTCATTTGTTTCGCTTTATTTACTATATTTCTTATAATGTTCTTCGATGCAGAAAGCTGACTTTGGGGATTAAATATGACTTCTAATTCCTCTTTGCTGACATTGTTGATAATTTCTTCTTCTTTTATTAAAGCATCAAAAAAATGTTCGTGTTTTTCAGATGCTTTAAAGGCTATCGATTGAATATCTCTATATGCTTTGAATCTCGAAATACCTTTTAATATCAAAACCTGCAGGATAAATTCTGCAAATATTTGACCCTTGGTCAATTCTATATTATTTACTATTTTTTCGTTGTTTATTTTCAAACCTGCTATGATCTTTATCATTGTACTTATCATATCATCAATAAGGATGGATGACATTGGAATAATAAAACGTTCGTTAGCTGAATTTGATAAATCTCTTTCATGCCATAATGCTATATTTTCGAAAGAAACATATAGATTTGATTTAACGATTCTGGCCAATGAAGAGATTCTTTCGCTTTTTATCGGATTTTTTTTTACTGGTACTGCACTACTTCCCATTTGTCCTTTTTTAAATGGTTCTTGAACTTCTCCGATCTCAGTACGCTGCAAGTTTCTAATTTCGATGGCTATTTTATCTAATGTTAAAGCTATTAGTGTAATTGTGAATAACATTTCTGAATATCTCTCCCTTGGAATCACTTGCGTTGCAGCTTCGGTAGGAAAGAGGTCTAGTTTCTTTGCAACTATTTTTTGAACCTCTAATGCATTCTCTCTCATCAAAGATCCCGTCCCCACAACTCCTAGGGTTTTGCAAAGTAGAAATCTTTTTTTCCCCTCGTTAATCCTTGTTAGATGGTCAAGTAACTCATTTGACCAAATAGCAAATTTAAGTCCAAAGGAAGTAATACTTGCATGTTGTCCATGAGTTCTACCTACCGCAGGTAAATCTTGATATTCTATTGATTTTTTTAGTAATTCTTTGATTAGATGGTGCAATTTTGATTCCACTATCTTAAATACGTCCCGCATCTGCATTGAGGTACTACTATCAACCACATCATTACTTGTCAAACCATAATGAATCCAAGGTTTTGAACTTTCTGAACATAACTCGCTTATTGCTTCTACTATCGCAGCGATATCATGATCGCTTATACTTTCTAATTCTTTTACTCTTTGTACTGTTATTTTATTAGATGAAACAACCTCTTCTATATTTTTATAAGCTTCTCTCGGAATTATGTTTAATTCAGCCTGTGCACTTGCAACTGCACATTCAAAAATTAATTCATAATTTAGTTTTCTATCTTCTTCAAAAATGTCTTTCATTTCTTTCGTTCCATATCTTCCGCTGTCTATAGGTAAAATAGGCATTAGTCTAAAGTCAAATATTGGTTATCTAATTTATTATTTAGGATGATTAATATTTGACAAAATTAAAATATTTATCATAAAGGGAATAATGTCTGGTTCATTAGTAACAAAAAATGGTAAGCATTTGGTTAATAAAATTTCTGACTATCAATTTCAGATATATAAAGAAGATTCGCGTGGGATGAATGTTCCTGTCACAATATTTGCGAATGATCTATTGATATCTAAAATGGCCCTTG containing:
- a CDS encoding ArsR/SmtB family transcription factor, producing the protein MEKTIVHERPLVTIMMNENIAKVLSDPHRLKILDFLYHRNRSTKDLFDLLKRAKFNIAMTTLRHHITILKKNGLISVYKTEEVKGTLVKYYKANVKMLAYENFPFVSLVRDNMEIIDLLYPKFYKAIKKIMINEKDLMATISSESKSRCKICKTFHYAEFLIFMILNMIITKVLRKLLKSKTNAVV
- a CDS encoding HIT family protein produces the protein MNSINKCIFCEIVNGIIKARKLYETEHSIAILDAFPLKDGHSLVISKSHKPKIQDLSLIENRDIFDAVHFLTEKIEKSMNCNSSLVGIHNGKDAGQEIPHFHIHVIPIAESNEKISIHSLFGKGDTQGRDLDEQWGKISKEIQRS
- the purB gene encoding adenylosuccinate lyase, with protein sequence MPILPIDSGRYGTKEMKDIFEEDRKLNYELIFECAVASAQAELNIIPREAYKNIEEVVSSNKITVQRVKELESISDHDIAAIVEAISELCSESSKPWIHYGLTSNDVVDSSTSMQMRDVFKIVESKLHHLIKELLKKSIEYQDLPAVGRTHGQHASITSFGLKFAIWSNELLDHLTRINEGKKRFLLCKTLGVVGTGSLMRENALEVQKIVAKKLDLFPTEAATQVIPRERYSEMLFTITLIALTLDKIAIEIRNLQRTEIGEVQEPFKKGQMGSSAVPVKKNPIKSERISSLARIVKSNLYVSFENIALWHERDLSNSANERFIIPMSSILIDDMISTMIKIIAGLKINNEKIVNNIELTKGQIFAEFILQVLILKGISRFKAYRDIQSIAFKASEKHEHFFDALIKEEEIINNVSKEELEVIFNPQSQLSASKNIIRNIVNKAKQMNIY
- a CDS encoding AAA family ATPase gives rise to the protein MVYIKKLDVFGFKSFGSKNISLNFQKGLIAVTGPNGSGKSNILDAIIFALGENSPKALRVDKFQSLFHDSSSNDNSHKIVKVSVTFDNEDRGIPVDDNLVTITREMSGVNTGESQYYLNKKKVSRNNILELLEIVVASPNKLNIVQQGMITRISELNSDERRKIIEDIVGLSYFDEKKDQAYKQLEESDRRLEIALAKMDEVRKRIDELEEERNDQHRYLQIESEINRLKAIKLSGSLNNLTKKISEFSEEQKFKEIKSQEVSKKLEEVTTQTENLSQEKKQFLVQANSASSERIKNEKRLSTVAYEYERNRATIKEVEHYFDQLNQKEKTNEIEQKTFREKEIELNNQLKDIESKIKIDEETQNELRKIGIPQLNT
- a CDS encoding HAD family hydrolase, producing the protein MRPFVFFDLGQTLIDEWNYVTYFDKLLFQTLNDYGARIDQRNYYTLRNDLVRNRKFGSSGFLEIISLMVGLILPKGYDSLIFDVLKTDLLENKRKLVKLFSQVNYLIPLLSKKYSLGIISNNSSGSANLLLKYDLDKHFKIVCLAEDIGFKKPDHKIFQKALVDSNSSIDNCIMVGDRLDIDILPANELGMKTIRTLDSLYKIQEPLNRKETPLFTINSLSELPEVLSRIS
- a CDS encoding ABC transporter ATP-binding protein; its protein translation is MSPLLQLKNVNKTFPIHRNIFNLFSSSNPTRKVIDNVSFDLERGEVLVIAGESGSGKTTLAKLIMGSLIPDDGIISFDGDDVHSLKKKKAFYSMIQMIHQDPYSSLNPHIKIKDIVMEPLKIHENELSRNEKEEKVRLALRRTRLEPVEEILEKYPIMLSGGQRQRVSIARSIVKIPKLIIADEPVSMLDISVRAEILSLLNKLRKTLNISIIYITHDLATSRFIGDKIGIMFAGSIVEYGEIDEVLHNPLHPYTWMLLDAVTFSTNESKFYKSFGGINLFELPLKGCKFYNKCKLSFTDCTNDVEQFDISKKHSVSCFYYRNLNLNHPFN
- a CDS encoding HD domain-containing protein, with product MNISKSTKKWTFNSSYYDYASCFFITLSFASMITTGIFAIPLVSDFFSGKELDWNRDWTNLLFTITSALGCIWGLMAHSQFDITTKLIRNTWHLCRKLDPFIGEYDYKTFDPETNQLEDGYAYHSFVDFWDRENDVPHWLDKGKYWKILLELRKINKNVRLEVTKDANPPSKRGKGNVVVILKKFNQADSTGKKNESIDNKNAMFRIIIPQWLVINTEYKRFNIFSQTEINTITNIISDVNKNIPKIIDEIIFKEKPVLKHSGNILTSLSTYLNKSLPIRIVYSKTKEILPGAKKRQIQYTNENLSSVSLDYLIESILLKARTIGINEESLTKLHLLTQYLKKEYDKVGLGEGSSEYHNLHHSLEVAYMSLNMLPKEIHGYTITKRDYEIMLVAALLHDYDPMQGTSHYGLKYSRVPTVANTIAEIKRKRIHDAYFLLNSEELIRFFRKYESPLVDTQEFGTAHPEMLNGKEPKIESKIVEALIWRTDYPFNENAYNNFNQLLKEIDDQDFSVEKINLIAEILSLADLSVTYLSSDPLLAWNRVVKLYEELDFPLVEAVSRTDRFLSLFSEGSLFKDIISRKNFPDVFRQKWDNVYQFFHEGNPSNKINNLILDAKTKYEKINMDVSTSNCDYLINTAPQNKNEYYIGIVKDKEEIINTQAKLSGLQIENLEILPGNPDNILPFIKDKFVDNFIITIFCDNSEKRVNKERILKNLLHSYKSKLSQDGTIQIIVENEQDFRKIMSLIPEHGFKIISTSNKVTLGALNSDKSKHTNHAKNVKIITIQKLQNNNNNIQK